The Pseudanabaena galeata CCNP1313 genome includes a region encoding these proteins:
- a CDS encoding type II toxin-antitoxin system Phd/YefM family antitoxin encodes MLSNLPITEARHELTSLPEKLVKEGGTLAITRRGKPVLAVMTWQHYESILETLEILGDSSLMVNLRQGITEAQSVQGLDWESAKRDLDL; translated from the coding sequence ATGCTATCCAACCTTCCCATTACCGAAGCAAGGCATGAACTAACTTCATTACCTGAAAAACTAGTTAAAGAAGGTGGAACATTGGCTATTACCCGCCGAGGTAAGCCTGTTTTAGCTGTGATGACATGGCAACATTACGAATCCATTCTCGAAACCTTAGAAATTTTGGGAGACTCTAGCCTTATGGTTAACTTACGCCAAGGGATTACTGAGGCTCAATCAGTACAAGGTCTCGATTGGGAATCTGCTAAACGGGACTTAGACCTCTAA
- a CDS encoding MAPEG family protein, producing the protein MDIKTLVFPAIATIGALLVYFGLGIGVGVARVKYKIMPPQTTGNEDFERVYRAHQNTLEQIVIFLPALWLFSIFVNPNVGAILGAVWIVGRIAYAWGYYIEASKRAAGNAIASLATLALIFGTLFNLVRGLFFEQ; encoded by the coding sequence ATGGACATCAAAACACTCGTATTTCCTGCGATCGCCACGATCGGCGCATTGCTCGTTTACTTTGGCTTAGGTATCGGTGTGGGCGTAGCGCGAGTTAAATACAAAATTATGCCGCCCCAAACTACAGGCAATGAAGACTTTGAGCGAGTCTATCGCGCTCACCAAAATACATTGGAGCAAATTGTAATTTTTCTGCCTGCCCTATGGCTATTCAGTATTTTTGTGAACCCAAATGTGGGGGCAATTTTAGGTGCTGTGTGGATTGTGGGACGCATCGCCTATGCATGGGGATACTATATTGAAGCCAGCAAACGCGCCGCAGGAAATGCGATCGCTTCTTTAGCAACCCTTGCTCTCATTTTTGGCACACTTTTTAACCTTGTCCGTGGATTATTTTTTGAGCAGTAA